From Choristoneura fumiferana chromosome 7, NRCan_CFum_1, whole genome shotgun sequence, the proteins below share one genomic window:
- the LOC141429798 gene encoding LOW QUALITY PROTEIN: echinoderm microtubule-associated protein-like 2 (The sequence of the model RefSeq protein was modified relative to this genomic sequence to represent the inferred CDS: inserted 2 bases in 1 codon) has product MEHHGDRESRSSRASDSPGDTMNDVYAAWHEMLEGEGAGLAARVAELEVRCARQAEELLCLRSTLADALRRLNALEGRAPAAPPAQRNGGYTGSSGTPTRELRLRQPSYRETAKRTSSYGSTASSLPQRRGPQHQSTGSLQSDSPASSSSLSPAPSPSPRATPAPHVTHAPQPYRSRNNSTSSNQSQSPGGNNLTKRWNSTGDFNAQGLITNIRFTTTKSLLNLYSKPSQNGPILKHGTHTCQYNEEEGTMRMYLRGRPVVLYGPSDQDNLDPAKVAPPPQNKLKLEWIYGYRGKDCRSNLYLLPTGEIVYFVAAVVVLFNVDEQCQRHYTGHTDDVKCLAIHPNKLIVASGQCAGHDRLDARPHVRVWNSVSLATLAVIGAGQMERGVAAISFSRADGGALLACVDDGQDHTISVWEWQRDKGHCLAETKCSVDTVVAVEFHPLDRNQIVTCGKNHIAFWTLDHTNMLYKRMGVFESRDKPKYVTCLGFNHNGDVLSGDSNGSIVVXHAATNHTVRAVHAGSVFSLLARKDGAILSGGGKDGRVVAFDADLNATGQENVIEGHYGGVRVVAEGRGSQLFVATTRNCILHGDLDLGFSPAVLGHVDELWGLAAHPTLPQFVTAGWDRLLQLWDGLSHSTVWSKDIEERAQCCAWSADGGAVAVGCLSGKWLVFEPNSRELLASHHDGTEPIQTIQYSPDNKYVALGSRDNFIYIYQLDDQGRRYTRIGKCLGHSSYITHLDWSEDSQYIRSNSGDYELLYWNATTCRQVPAASSLRDIAWATHTCPITFQSVGVWPESADGTDINSCTRSHDSRLVATGDDFGKVKLYAYPVTQPKSLCHQYGGHSSHVTCVRFLPDDSRLISTGGLDTSVMQWVID; this is encoded by the exons ATGAAATGCTAGAAGGCGAGGGCGCCGGCCTTGCGGCTCGGGTGGCCGAGCTGGAGGTCCGATGCGCCCGGCAAGCGGAGGAGCTGCTCTGCCTCCGCTCCACACTGGCTGACGCGTTGCGGAGGCTCAACGCGCTCGAAGGCCGGGCTCCCGCGGCGCCGCCGGCGCAGAGGAATGGTGGTTACACAG GGTCGTCGGGCACGCCGACGCGGGAACTCCGGTTACGGCAGCCATCCTACAGAGAAACGGCCAAGAGGACGTCCAGTTACGGCTCCACGGCATCCTCTTTACCACAAAG ACGCGGTCCTCAGCACCAGTCCACAGGCTCGCTGCAGTCTGACTCGCCGGCGTCCTCGTCGTCCCTGTCCCCCGCGCCCTCGCCCTCGCCCCGCGCGACCCCCGCGCCGCACGTCACGCATGCGCCGCAGCCTTACAG ATCCCGCAACAACTCTACTTCGAGCAACCAGAGCCAGTCACCTGGAGGCAACAATCTCACCAAGCGCTGGAACTCCACTGGCGATTTCAATGCCCAGGGCTTGATAACCAACATCAG ATTTACAACGACAAAGTCGTTGTTAAACTTATATTCTAAGCCGTCGCAAAACGGGCCTATACTGAAGCACGG CACGCACACATGCCAGTACAATGAGGAGGAAGGTACCATGCGTATGTACTTGCGCGGAAGACCCGTGGTGCTTTACGGACCCAGCGACCAGGATAACCTGGACCCTGCCAAGGTCGCGCCACCGCCGCAGAACAAGCTCAAACTGGAGTGGATCTATGGTTACAG AGGTAAAGACTGCCGCAGCAACCTCTACCTCCTCCCGACCGGCGAGATCGTCTACTTCGTGGCGGCGGTCGTGGTGCTCTTCAACGTGGATGAACAGTGCCAACGTCACTACACCGGCCACACTGATGACGTCAAATGCCTCGCCATACACCCCAACAAGCTCATAGTGGCGAGCGGACAGTGCGCCGGACATGATCGGCTCGACGCCAGG CCTCATGTCCGCGTCTGGAACTCCGTATCCCTCGCTACATTGGCCGTAATCGGAGCGGGACAGATGGAGCGTGGCGTGGCAGCTATCTCCTTCTCTCGCGCGGACGGCGGCGCGCTACTAGCTTGTGTTGACGATGGACAGGATCACACCATCTCCGTGTGGGAGTGGCAGAGAGACAAGGGCCACTGTCTCGCTGAGACTAAG TGCTCAGTGGACACAGTCGTGGCAGTAGAGTTCCACCCGCTAGATCGCAACCAAATAGTAACGTGCGGGAAGAACCATATCGCGTTCTGGACGCTCGACCACACCAATATGCTGTACAAGAGGATGGGAGTCTTCGAGAGTCGGGACAAGCCGAAGTACGTCACGTGCCTGGGATTCAATCATaatg GCGACGTCCTCTCCGGCGACTCCAACGGCTCAATAGTGGT GCACGCAGCCACGAACCACACGGTGCGCGCGGTCCACGCGGGCTCGGTGTTCTCGCTGCTGGCGCGGAAGGACGGCGCCATCCTCAGCGGCGGCGGCAAGGACGGCCGCGTCGTCGCCTTCGACGCTGACCTCAACGCCACCGGACAGGAGAATGTG ATCGAGGGCCACTACGGCGGCGTGCGCGTGGTGGCGGAGGGTCGCGGCAGCCAGCTGTTCGTGGCCACCACCAGGAACTGCATCCTGCACGGAGACCTCGACCTGGGCTTCTCGCCCGCCGTGCTCG GTCACGTGGACGAGCTGTGGGGTCTGGCGGCTCACCCCACGCTGCCGCAGTTCGTGACGGCGGGCTGGGACCGGCTGCTCCAGCTGTGGGACGGACTGAGCCACTCCACCGTCTGGAGCAAGGACATCGAG gAGCGCGCGCAGTGCTGCGCGTGGTCTGCGGACGGCGGCGCGGTGGCGGTGGGCTGTCTGTCGGGCAAGTGGCTCGTGTTCGAGCCCAACTCGCGCGAGCTGCTGGCCTCGCACCACGACGG CACGGAGCCGATCCAGACGATCCAGTATTCCCCGGACAATAAATACGTGGCGCTGGGCTCCCGGGACAACTTCATCTACATCTACCAGCTGGACGACCAGGGACGCCGCTACACGCGAATTGGCAAATGCTTG gGTCACTCCAGCTACATAACACACCTGGACTGGTCTGAAGACAGCCAATATATCAGGAGCAACTCTGGGGATTATGAACTTCTATACT GGAACGCGACCACGTGCCGCCAGGTGCCGGCCGCCAGCAGCCTGCGGGACATCGCGTGGGCCACTCACACGTGCCCCATCACCTTCCAGAGCGTGGGCGTGTGGCCCGAGAGCGCCGACGGCACCGACATCAACTCCTGCACCAG ATCGCACGACAGTCGCCTCGTCGCGACGGGAGACGATTTTGGAAAAGTAAAACTTTACGCTTACCCCGTCACGCAGCCTAAG TCCCTCTGCCACCAGTACGGCGGTCACTCTTCCCACGTGACCTGCGTCCGGTTCCTGCCGGATGACTCGCGCCTCATCTCCACCGGCGGCCTCGACACTAGCGTCATGCAATGGGTTATCGACTAG